The following are encoded together in the Phaseolus vulgaris cultivar G19833 chromosome 9, P. vulgaris v2.0, whole genome shotgun sequence genome:
- the LOC137821031 gene encoding tryptophan aminotransferase-related protein 2-like — protein MPKLTSFSSRHFLVLSLALNVSLILRLVVYEGEEPHNNSCFGSQRASSLARTNSNMLISSSSSNSTCTAGGGNRVINLDHGDPRVYERFWRQTGEKSTIIIPGWQSMSYFSDVTNICWFLEAEFAREVVRLHTVVGNAVTEGRHIVVGTGSSQLFLAALYALSPTDAPEPISVVCASPYYSSYPSMTNHLKSGLYQWGGDAESFEKEGPYIELVTSPNNPDGHARISKVNRSQGFLVHDLAYYWPQYTPISGPADHDLTLFTVSKSTGHAGMRIGWALVKDKEVAKKMTKFIELNTIGVSKDSQLRAAKVLRAVSDSWEQGNSQEGESFFKFSHKLMANRWKQLRLVVEHSELFSLPKFSPAFCTFFKEVLEPQPAFVWLKCEGNVEDCESFLRAHNILTRSGKHFGVSPKYVRISMLDTDENFSHFLDRLSAIKS, from the exons ATGCCTAAGCTTACTTCCTTCTCTTCTCGACACTTCTTGGTCTTATCCCTCGCCTTGAACGTTAGTCTTATACTCAGATTAGTGGTCTACGAAGGAGAAGAACCCCACAACAATTCTTGTTTCGGTTCACAAAGAGCCTCATCGCTTGCACGAACCAATTCCAACATGCttatatcatcatcatcatccaaTTCAACTTGCACAGCAGGAGGTGGGAATAGAGTGATCAACTTGGACCA TGGAGACCCGAGAGTGTATGAGAGATTTTGGAGACAAACGGGTGAGAAGAGCACGATCATAATCCCGGGGTGGCAGTCAATGAGTTATTTTTCTGATGTGACCAACATTTGCTGGTTTTTGGAGGCAGAGTTTGCGAGGGAAGTGGTGAGGCTGCACACAGTAGTGGGAAATGCTGTCACAGAAGGGCGACACATTGTGGTTGGGACAGGTTCTTCTCAGCTCTTTCTGGCTGCTCTCTATGCTCTCTCCCCTACTGATGCACCCGAACCAATCAGTGTTGTCTGTGCCTCACCCTACTACTCA TCGTATCCATCAATGACGAATCACCTGAAATCAGGACTCTACCAATGGGGTGGTGATGCAGAAAGTTTTGAGAAAGAGGGTCCCTACATTGAGCTGGTTACTTCTCCCAATAATCCTGATGGACATGCAAGAATATCTAAGGTCAATAGAAGTCAGGGATTTTTGGTCCATGACCTTGCCTATTACTGGCCACAGTACACTCCAATATCAGGACCTGCAGATCATGATCTTACCCTTTTCACTGTTTCAAAAAGCACTGGCCATGCTGGAATGCGCATAGG GTGGGCTCTTGTGAAAGACAAAGAGGTAGCaaagaaaatgacaaaattCATAGAGCTGAACACAATTGGAGTGTCTAAGGATTCTCAACTCAGGGCTGCTAAGGTTTTAAGGGCAGTTTCTGACAGCTGGGAACAAGGAAACTCCCAAGAGGGGGAGTCCTTCTTCAAGTTCAGCCACAAACTCATGGCCAATAGGTGGAAGCAACTGAGACTAGTGGTGGAGCATAGCGAGTTGTTCAGTTTGCCCAAATTTTCTCCAGCATTCTGCACTTTTTTCAAAGAGGTTTTGGAGCCTCAACCAG CTTTTGTGTGGTTAAAGTGTGAGGGAAACGTGGAAGACTGCGAAAGCTTCCTTCGAGCACACAACATCTTAACTAGAAGTGGAAAACATTTTGGGGTTAGCCCAAAATACGTAAGAATTAGCATGTTGGATACTGATGAAAATTTTAGCCACTTTCTAGATAGACTTTCTGCCATTAAATCGTGA
- the LOC137821033 gene encoding galactinol--sucrose galactosyltransferase-like, whose amino-acid sequence MAPSLSKTVQLGSLGLLHDNSPMSITLNGSNFLANGHPFLTEVPPNIMATPSPSLYSKPTDTVVGCFVGLHVDEPRSRHVVPLGKLRDIRFMSIFRFKVWWSTQWVGSNGHEVEHETQMILLDKNDSLGRPYVLLLPILQGSFRASLQPGLDDYVDVCVESGSTRVTASSFESCLYVHVGDDPFRLVREAAKVVRMHLGSFKLLEEKTAPAIIEKFGWCTWDAFYLKVHPSGVWEGVKGLVEGGCPPGMVLIDDGWQSICHDEDPVTDQEGVNRTSAGEQMPCRLVKFEENYKFRDYRSVEGCEKGLGAFVRDLKEGFRSVEQVYVWHALCGYWGGVRPEVPGMPEAKLVTPKLSQGLKMTMEDLAVDKIVNNGVGLVPPHLAHRLYEGLHSRLESAGIDGVKVDVIHLLEMLSEEFGGRVELAKDYYKALTASVKKHFKGNGVIASMEHCNDFFLLGTETIALGRVGDDFWCTDPSGDPNGTYWLQGCHMVHCAYNSLWMGNFIHPDWDMFQSTHPCAEFHAASRAISGGPIYVSDCVGNHNFKLLKSLSLPDGSILRCQHYALPTRDSLFEDPLHDGKTMLKIWNLNKHTGVLGLFNSQGGGWCPVTRRNKSASEFSHAVTCLASPQDIEWSNGKNPMCIKGVDVFAVYLFKDKKVKLMKWSEKLEVSLEPFSFELLTVSPVTLLSKGLIQFAPIGLVNMLNSGGAIQSLEFDDDTDVVKIGVKGYGEMRVFSSEKPISCKLDGVSVKFDYEDRMVRVLVSWPTSSKFSMLEFLF is encoded by the exons ATGGCTCCAAGCTTAAGCAAAACAGTGCAACTAGGTTCGTTGGGTCTGCTCCACGACAATTCACCCATGTCCATAACCTTAAACGGATCCAACTTTCTCGCTAACGGCCACCCTTTTCTGACGGAAGTCCCACCCAACATTATGGCCACCCCTTCACCCTCGCTGTATTCCAAACCGACCGACACGGTGGTGGGTTGCTTCGTGGGGCTGCACGTGGACGAGCCCAGGAGCCGCCACGTGGTGCCTCTGGGGAAGCTGAGGGACATAAGGTTCATGAGCATATTCCGGTTCAAGGTGTGGTGGAGCACGCAGTGGGTGGGAAGCAACGGGCACGAGGTGGAACACGAAACCCAAATGATCCTTCTCGACAAGAATGACTCGCTGGGTCGCCCCTACGTGTTGTTGCTTCCCATCCTCCAAGGCTCCTTCCGAGCCTCCCTCCAACCTGGGTTAGATGACTACGTGGACGTTTGCGTGGAGAGCGGGTCCACACGTGTCACTGCCTCCAGCTTCGAGAGCTGCTTGTACGTCCACGTAGGCGATGATCCGTTTCGGTTAGTCAGAGAAGCAGCGAAGGTGGTTAGAATGCATTTGGGGAGTTTCAAGCTTCTGGAGGAGAAAACCGCGCCAG CGATTATAGAGAAGTTTGGTTGGTGTACGTGGGACGCGTTTTACCTGAAGGTGCATCCATCAGGGGTGTGGGAAGGGGTGAAGGGCCTTGTGGAGGGAGGGTGCCCTCCGGGGATGGTCCTAATAGACGATGGGTGGCAATCAATTTGTCACGATGAGGATCCCGTAACGGACCAAGAGGGTGTGAACCGAACCTCCGCAGGGGAGCAAATGCCGTGCAGGCTCGTGAAGTTCGAGGAGAATTACAAGTTCAGGGATTATCGCAGTGTGGAGGGGTGTGAGAAGGGTTTGGGCGCGTTCGTGAGGGATTTGAAGGAGGGGTTTAGGAGCGTGGAGCAGGTGTATGTTTGGCACGCGCTTTGTGGGTACTGGGGTGGTGTCAGACCTGAGGTTCCGGGCATGCCCGAGGCTAAGCTTGTTACTCCGAAGCTCTCGCAGGGGTTAAAAATGACAATGGAAGATTTAGCGGTGGATAAGATCGTGAATAACGGTGTGGGACTTGTGCCACCACACCTCGCTCACCGTTTGTACGAGGGGCTCCACTCGCGTTTGGAATCGGCGGGAATTGACGGCGTCAAAGTTGACGTTATACAT TTGCTGGAAATGCTCTCTGAGGAATTCGGTGGGCGTGTTGAGTTAGCCAAAGATTATTACAAAGCACTCACTGCATCGGTGAAGAAGCATTTCAAAGGCAATGGAGTCATTGCAAGCATGGAGCATTGTAACGACTTCTTTCTCCTTGGCACTGAAACCATAGCCCTTGGTCGCGTAG GAGATGACTTTTGGTGCACTGATCCCTCTGGGGATCCAAATGGAACGTACTGGCTCCAAGGGTGTCACATGGTGCATTGTGCCTACAACAGCTTGTGGATGGGAAATTTTATTCACCCGGATTGGGACATGTTTCAATCTACTCACCCATGTGCTGAGTTCCATGCTGCTTCTAGAGCCATCTCTGGTGGACCCATTTACGTTAGTGATTGTGTTGGAAATCACAACTTCAAGTTGCTCAAGAGCCTCTCTTTACCTGATGGCTCCATCTTGCGTTGCCAACACTATGCACTCCCCACTCGAGACTCTTTGTTTGAAGACCCTTTACACGATGGGAAAACAATGCTCAAAATTTGGAATCTCAACAAA CATACAGGTGTTTTGGGTTTATTTAATTCCCAAGGAGGAGGGTGGTGTCCTGTGACTCGGCGAAACAAGAGTGCCTCTGAATTCTCACACGCTGTGACATGCTTGGCGAGTCCTCAAGATATTGAATGGAGCAATGGAAAAAATCCAATGTGCATAAAAGGGGTGGATGTGTTTGCTGTGTATTTGTTCAAGGACAAGAAAGTGAAGCTGATGAAGTGGTCTGAGAAATTGGAAGTTTCACTGGAGCCATTTAGCTTTGAGCTGTTGACAGTGTCTCCAGTGACACTGTTATCAAAGGGGTTAATTCAATTTGCTCCAATTGGATTAGTGAACATGCTTAACTCTGGTGGTGCCATTCAGTCCCTGGAGTTTGATGATGACACAGATGTGGTCAAAATTGGGGTGAAGGGTTATGGGGAGATGAGGGTGTTCTCATCAGAGAAGCCAATTAGTTGCAAACTTGATGGGGTATCTGTGAAATTTGATTATGAGGATAGAATGGTGAGAGTCCTAGTTTCTTGGCCTACTTCTTCAAAATTCTCAATGCTTGAGTTTTTATTTTGA
- the LOC137823146 gene encoding uncharacterized protein has translation MDADSENRENSDSTFVWDDKSQLYFHASSGFYHDPNAGWYYSSRDGAYYKFEDGNYVLLDTNKDDSADTCLYKETTTESPQQIYDGNTNEDYISFLESISDTNQQTITQANEALDDATNSASSPTCEKPPPPPSEWLEDTLIDLYLSGYKNIAVSEADGVTMPLETDDRYDSLAADAHSKTYEVEGEWNPNQVGENGLADTKSIVDEGVAYNNSYELEEGEWIPDMEDECDIVDRSTIDEDMLLDEEKWRAQYGQVTESGKDLVLEVPIADLWDWEMVTRSKRDEKDKVARLVGRLVKRSAKQHPSIPSSGGKLRSAPICEAHFDLVRVRTGQVYRLRNPSAKYMASLSTYDSSNPTKHWDFPQLSPSRKITHLSKSSESSASVSDEIPVEKDLSALPSHPSACKQIKHPYRDRAAERRILHGGFGMGPGQKNLPDVYNTPSSPDAGCPQEAASEALEMSFGAGSYARKLLKSMGWKEGEGLGSSTKGLVEPIQPVGNVGTAGLGWSR, from the exons ATGGACGCAGATTCTGAAAATCGTGAAAATAGCGATTCTACCTTTGTTTGGGATGACAAATCACAACTTTACTTCCACGCTAG TAGTGGATTTTACCATGACCCTAATGCTGGCTGGTACTATAGCAGCAGAGATGGTGCTTATTACAAATTTGAGGATGGGAATTATGTacttttagataccaataag GACGATAGTGCAGACACATGTCTATACAAGGAAACTACCACAGAAAGTCCTCAACAAATATATGATGGTAACACCAACGAGGATTATATTTCCTTTCTTGAAAGTATATCTGACACCAACCAACAGACAATAACCCAGGCTAATGAAGCACTTGATG ATGCTACAAATTCTGCGAGTAGTCCGACTTGTGAAAAGCCACCTCCACCACCATCAGAATG GTTAGAGGACACACTTATTGATCTTTACTTGTCTGGCTACAAGAATATAGCAGTAAGTGAAGCAGATGGAGTGACAATGCCACTGGAAACAGATGATAGATATGACTCGTTAGCAGCTGATG CTCACAGCAAAACTTATGAAGTGGAAGGTGAGTGGAACCCAAACCAAGTGGGTGAAAATGGCTTAGCTGATACTAAAAGTATTGTAGATGAAGGTGTAGCTTACAACAACTCTTATGAACTGGAAGAGGGTGAGTGGATCCCGGACATGGAGGATGAATGTGACATAGTTGATAGAAGTACCATAGATGAAG ATATGTTGTTGGATGAAGAGAAATGGCGGGCTCAATATGGTCAAGTTACTGAATCAGGGAAAGATTTGGTTTTAGAGGTTCCAATTGCGGACTTGTGGGATTGGGAAATGGTTACGAGATCcaaaagagatgaaaaagataaagtgGCAAGGTTGGTTGGAAGATTGGTGAAACGGTCTGCAAAACAACATCCATCTATCCCTTCTAGTGGAGGGAAATTAAGATCTGCTCCCATCTGTGAAGCACATTTTGATCTGGTACGAGTTAGAACAG GACAAGTGTACAGATTGCGAAATCCTAGTGCAAAATATATGGCTTCATTATCAACTTATGATTCTTCGAATCCAACAAAACATTGGGATTTTCCCCAGCTATCACCTAGTAGAAAAATCACTCATCTCTCCAAGTCCAGTGAAAGCTCTGCTTCAGTTTCAGATGAAATACCTGTAGAGAAGGATTTGTCTGCGTTACCGAGTCATCCCTCTGCATGTAAG CAAATAAAACATCCATACAGAGATAGGGCTGCTGAAAGAAGAATATTGCATGGTGGCTTCGGCATGGGTCCAGGACAGAAGAATCTGCCAGATGTTTATAATACGCCATCTTCACCTGATGCTGGTTGTCCTCAAGAAGCTGCATCAGAGGCCTTGGAGATGTCATTTGGAGCAGGTAGTTATGCCAGAAAGCTTCTAAAAAGCATGGGTTGGAAGGAG GGCGAGGGGCTTGGAAGTTCTACGAAGGGCTTGGTGGAACCTATTCAACCAGTTGGAAATGTTGGCACTGCAGGTTTGGGATGGTCTCGTTGA